In Nasonia vitripennis strain AsymCx chromosome 2, Nvit_psr_1.1, whole genome shotgun sequence, a genomic segment contains:
- the LOC100117712 gene encoding regulator of G-protein signaling loco isoform X3 translates to MQQQQQKHHQQPQHSRRKKKRVNYGSRTVELARGGKGFGFTISGQQPCILSCIVPGSPAELAGLRSGDYLVAVNGHGVGKAPHDDVVRLIGRSNGLLRLQIAEHYYSDSSEEDEASTKVRSRPRYRSRSSNASGSSGLSATVHPQCRVAKVVRDLQSGAMFEASTTRISVPTNTHRWNMSSPLPPPPPPSSRKRDSEKIVHRAVLGYLGTIDIPSHLHSVSMMSLVRKCIKRIKAEKRDPTTVLLTIHVANIKLANTEGRVIAEYPSYRIVYCNSFSNEDKLHFGILTKSATANVGDVNDNHEKDNASNSCHVFKIYSKLTDHAIHANTCAAFGFGCTKASELNNACQEFPASCDGLVGAIQTLYIADTAEGDANLFDNRRNHREAPSSPQPSNVSTSTAHSSNSDSGIGFKDECGCHSDRNLNVEFPSYPHERSIVVSSLGRNVKDPSGSKLTVRAISDPRWSDFPRPYGYLDKSSDAEQQVDSSPPRTDADYCSVEDYPEGRLLAHCQELKESRSRAESRRSAGGSSSNGGEGSIVSCPAVPSGRFAHRHQCHQRASPAALAALARSPRYTSTLSVGTLHARSAARAARDISKSTGNFFARMDVEVPDRLSPKVYTSGMKIQGYSMENLKTSPGSKSQTSDDHCNTTKSLPHSHTGKANDKVSRAWGSLQEIRKVAGCEHDDCMHGSTESCDKTTGFGVHTWAISFEKLLEDPKGLQTFAKYLKKEISHENIYFWAACERYSDTEDLVARKRLAAQIYQRHLSNNAPEPVNVDSHAAGKITPELLNSAPADLFAQAQKQVFNLMKFDSYPRFLRSDIYQKCLENGCDDIDTSPEDGDLFLTSSPVKLKKSHSDAEDRCRKSILPWHRKNRSKSKDRGESEYNKTPSRGEKIYKSFSTIQRDNEGNNNEEDSVSISSSRSSLASWDLALRQSFTKHIINLKYPSSVLASQEVEVLPTKVIKVDLPSRRVISVVAHKGRTLKEVLKPLLNKYGFKLDLVTIWADGHPVSVDIPAMNAPPRLALTSNNKEHIDDASLFKTPEVPRGQPTLDEITNKVFEELRVGKSESKYDEDEGSCKSDGQKSEGSSILSSKFFSRDSTLHIKKKSKSKNSNTSEKSNSDCGNDESNRPQPPLIAKWRNGVKLQLPSRFDGDGKNLYEGLKRAQRSRLEDQRGTEINFELPDFLKNKENGQKPSDDKKRRKSRIFSGHSDFSKFYDAEEEKSNLERCLDSSNSLDSTLVDADKTIVENGNQQLKSTKANNQDLSQLSPTKLSKPPPLPPKPKSLSNSLRNNVLPSRPFQRVTNYDKKTI, encoded by the exons atgcagcaacagcagcagaagcacCACCAGCAACCGCAGCACAGCCGGCGCAAGAAGAAGCGCGTGAACTACGGCTCGCGAACGGTCGAGCTAGCCCGAGGTGGCAAGGGTTTCGGTTTCACGATATCCGGGCAGCAGCCCTGCATCCTGAGCTGCATCGTACCGGGCAGTCCGGCGGAACTCGCGGGTCTGCGCTCCGGGGACTACCTGGTCGCTGTCAACGGACACGGGGTTGGCAAAGCGCCGCACGACGACGTCGTCCGGCTGATCGGACGGTCTAACGGACTGCTCAGACTGCAGATAGCCGAGCACTATTACAGCGATTCTAGCGAGGAGGACGAGGCGTCTACGAAGGTCCGATCCAGACCCAGATATAG GTCTCGATCCAGCAACGCATCCGGAAGTTCGGGACTGTCCGCGACTGTACATCCACAGTGCAGAGTAGCAAAGGTCGTCAGAGACCTTCAATCAGGTGCCATGTTTGAGGCGAGCACTACCAGGATATCTGTTCCAACGAATACTCACCGATGGAACATGTCAAGTCCACTAccgccaccgccaccgccATCCTCGAGGAAACGCGACTCCGAGAAAATCGTTCACAGGGCGGTGCTCGGCTATCTGGGAACCATCGATATTCCCAGTCATCTGCACAGTGTGTCGATGATGTCGCTAGTTAGAAAATGCATCAAGAGAATTAAGGCTGAAAAACGCGATCCCACTACG GTCTTACTGACAATACACGTAGCAAACATAAAACTAGCCAATACCGAAGGCCGAGTGATCGCTGAATATCCCTCATATCGCATCGTCTATTGCAACTCTTTTTCAAACGAAGATAAGTTACACTTTGGTATCCTCACCAAATCGGCTACTGCCAATGTAGGAGATGTAAACGATAATCATGAAAAAGATAACGCTTCCAATTCTTGCCATGTCTTTAAAATCTATTCGAAGCTGACTGATCACGCAATACACGCAAACACTTGTGCAGCTTTCGGTTTTGGCTGCACTAAGGCAAGCGAACTCAATAATGCCTGCCAAGAGTTTCCTGCAAGTTGTGATGGCTTGGTTGGTGCCATACAGACGCTTTATATCGCGGATACGGCAGAGGGCGATGCCAATTTGTTCGATAACAGAAGGAATCATCGAGAAGCTCCGTCGTCGCCTCAACCTAGTAACGTTAGTACTTCTACTGCTCATTCAAGCAATAGTGACTCTGGGATTGGCTTCAAGGATGAGTGTGGGTGCCATTCAGATCGGAATCTCAATGTCGAATTTCCGTCTTATCCGCATGAAAGG AGTATTGTCGTTTCTTCCTTGGGAAGAAATGTCAAGGACCCTTCCGGATCAAAATTAACTGTTCGAGCCATCTCCGATCCAAGATGGAGCGATTTTCCAAG GCCATACGGCTACCTGGACAAATCGAGCGATGCGGAGCAGCAGGTGGATTCATCCCCGCCGCGTACTGATGCTGACTACTGCAGCGTGGAAGACTATCCTGAGGGCCGTCTGCTAGCGCATTGCCAGGAGCTAAAGGAATCGCGCTCGCGAGCCGAGAGTCGGCGCAGCGCcggtggcagcagcagcaacggcggAGAGGGGAGCATCGTCAGCTGTCCCGCCGTGCCATCTGGCCGGTTCGCCCATCGACATCAATGCCATCAGCGCGCCAGCCCTGCGGCTCTCGCTGCTTTAGCGCGCTCGCCCCGCTACACCTCGACATTGTCCGTTGGGACGCTGCACGCGAGATCCGCCGCCAGAGCAGCCAGGGACATTTCCAAGTCTACCGGCAACTTCTTCGCGCGCATGGACGTGGAGGTACCTGACAGGCTCAGTCCCaag GTCTACACAAGCGGTATGAAGATACAAGGCTACAGCATGGAAAACCTGAAGACGAGCCCAGGCTCCAAGTCTCAGACGTCAGATGATCATTGCAACACGACCAAGTCTTTGCCGCACAGTCATACGGGCAAGGCCAATGACAAGGTGTCGAGGGCTTGGGGAAGCTTACAGGAGATTCGAAAGGTTGCCGGCTGTGAGCACGACGATTGTATG CATGGGAGCACAGAGTCGTGCGATAAAACCACAGGCTTCGGAGTTCACACTTGGGCCATAAGCTTCGAAAAGCTACTGGAGGATCCGAAGGGTCTACAAACGTTCGCA AAATAccttaaaaaagaaattagtcACGAGAACATTTACTTCTGGGCAGCATGCGAGCGCTATTCCGACACGGAAGACTTAGTTGCTCGGAAGCGACTGGCGGCGCAAATTTATCAACGGCATTTGTCAAATAATGCCCCGGAACCCGTCAACGTCGATAGTCACGCCGCAGGTAAAATTACGCCAGAGTTGCTGAATTCCGCTCCCGCCGATCTCTTCGCACAG GCACAAAAACAAGTCTTCAATTTGATGAAGTTCGATAGCTATCCTCGTTTTCTCCGATCAGACATATATCAAAAATGTTTGGAAAATGGGTGCGACGATATCGATACGTCACCTGAAGACGGGGATCTTTTTTTAACGAGTTCACCTGTTAAACTGAAGAAAAGTCATTCCGATGCTGAGGATCGCTGCAGAAAATCAATTCTTCCATGGCACAGAAAAAATAG aTCAAAATCAAAAGATCGGGGTGAATCGGAGTACAACAAAACTCCAAGCCGTGGAGAGAAAATTTACAAGAGTTTCTCCACCATACAGCGAGACAATGAAGGGAATAACAACGAAGAAGACAGTGTTTCCATTTCGAGCAGTCGCTCGTCTCTTGCGTCGTGGGATCTTGCATTACGACAGTCATTCACTAAACAC ATCATTAATCTCAAGTATCCAAGTTCAGTATTAGCCAGCCAAGAAGTTGAAGTTTTGCCAACTAAAGTTATTAAGGTGGATTTACCATCTCGTCGTGTGATAAGCGTTGTGGCTCATAAAGGAAGAACATTGAAAGAAGTATTAAAGCCACTTTTAAACAAATACGGCTTTAAGCTTGATCTTGTTACAATTTGGGCTGATGGACATCCTGTCTCAGTGGATATTCCTGCTATGAATGCTCCTCCGAGACTCGCTCTTACTTCAAATAACAAAG aACACATTGATGACGCATCATTATTCAAAACTCCGGAAGTACCAAGAGGTCAACCAACCCTTGATGAAATAACTAATAAAGTGTTTGAAGAACTTCGGGTTGGTAAAAGCGAGAGCAAATACGATGAAGACGAAGGCTCGTGCAAG TCTGATGGTCAAAAGTCTGAAGGTTCTTCTATACTTTCAAGCAAATTCTTCTCGCGAGATTCAACTCTTCATATTAAGAAAAAG TCGAAATCTAAGAACAGCAATACGAGTGAAAAAAGCAATTCTGATTGTGGGAATGACGAAAGTAATCGACCGCAACCGCCTCTTATAGCTAAATGGCGCAACGGTGTAAAACTTCAGCTACCTAGTAGATTTGATGGAGATGGTAAAA ATCTATACGAAGGGCTTAAACGCGCTCAGCGATCGAGACTCGAAGATCAAAGGGGTACAGAAATAAATTTCGAACTTCCGGATTTCTTAAAA AATaaagaaaatggacaaaagcCATCCGATGATAAGAAACGACGGAAATCACGTATATTCTCTGGACATAGtgattttagtaaattttatgATGCCGAAGAAGAAAAGTCGAATCTCGAAAGGTGCTTGGATAGTTCAAATAGTTTAGATTCAACTTTAGTTGACGCCGATAAAACAATTGTTGAGAATGGCAATCAGCAACTAAAGTCGACTAAAGCGAACAATCAAGATCTATCGCAACTTTCGCCGACAAAGTTGTCTAAACCACCACCTCTTCCACCAAAACCAAAGAGTTTATCGAATTCTTTGCGAAATAACGTTTTACCTTCAAGACCGTTTCAACGTGTTACTAATTATGACAAGAAAACTATTTGA
- the LOC100117712 gene encoding regulator of G-protein signaling loco isoform X4, with protein MQQQQQKHHQQPQHSRRKKKRVNYGSRTVELARGGKGFGFTISGQQPCILSCIVPGSPAELAGLRSGDYLVAVNGHGVGKAPHDDVVRLIGRSNGLLRLQIAEHYYSDSSEEDEASTKVRSRPRYRSRSSNASGSSGLSATVHPQCRVAKVVRDLQSGAMFEASTTRISVPTNTHRWNMSSPLPPPPPPSSRKRDSEKIVHRAVLGYLGTIDIPSHLHSVSMMSLVRKCIKRIKAEKRDPTTVLLTIHVANIKLANTEGRVIAEYPSYRIVYCNSFSNEDKLHFGILTKSATANVGDVNDNHEKDNASNSCHVFKIYSKLTDHAIHANTCAAFGFGCTKASELNNACQEFPASCDGLVGAIQTLYIADTAEGDANLFDNRRNHREAPSSPQPSNVSTSTAHSSNSDSGIGFKDECGCHSDRNLNVEFPSYPHERSIVVSSLGRNVKDPSGSKLTVRAISDPRWSDFPRPYGYLDKSSDAEQQVDSSPPRTDADYCSVEDYPEGRLLAHCQELKESRSRAESRRSAGGSSSNGGEGSIVSCPAVPSGRFAHRHQCHQRASPAALAALARSPRYTSTLSVGTLHARSAARAARDISKSTGNFFARMDVEVPDRLSPKVYTSGMKIQGYSMENLKTSPGSKSQTSDDHCNTTKSLPHSHTGKANDKVSRAWGSLQEIRKVAGCEHDDCMHGSTESCDKTTGFGVHTWAISFEKLLEDPKGLQTFAKYLKKEISHENIYFWAACERYSDTEDLVARKRLAAQIYQRHLSNNAPEPVNVDSHAAGKITPELLNSAPADLFAQAQKQVFNLMKFDSYPRFLRSDIYQKCLENGCDDIDTSPEDGDLFLTSSPVKLKKSHSDAEDRCRKSILPWHRKNRSKSKDRGESEYNKTPSRGEKIYKSFSTIQRDNEGNNNEEDSVSISSSRSSLASWDLALRQSFTKHIINLKYPSSVLASQEVEVLPTKVIKVDLPSRRVISVVAHKGRTLKEVLKPLLNKYGFKLDLVTIWADGHPVSVDIPAMNAPPRLALTSNNKEHIDDASLFKTPEVPRGQPTLDEITNKVFEELRVGKSESKYDEDEGSCKSDGQKSEGSSILSSKFFSRDSTLHIKKKSKSKNSNTSEKSNSDCGNDESNRPQPPLIAKWRNGVKLQLPSRFDGDDLYEGLKRAQRSRLEDQRGTEINFELPDFLKNKENGQKPSDDKKRRKSRIFSGHSDFSKFYDAEEEKSNLERCLDSSNSLDSTLVDADKTIVENGNQQLKSTKANNQDLSQLSPTKLSKPPPLPPKPKSLSNSLRNNVLPSRPFQRVTNYDKKTI; from the exons atgcagcaacagcagcagaagcacCACCAGCAACCGCAGCACAGCCGGCGCAAGAAGAAGCGCGTGAACTACGGCTCGCGAACGGTCGAGCTAGCCCGAGGTGGCAAGGGTTTCGGTTTCACGATATCCGGGCAGCAGCCCTGCATCCTGAGCTGCATCGTACCGGGCAGTCCGGCGGAACTCGCGGGTCTGCGCTCCGGGGACTACCTGGTCGCTGTCAACGGACACGGGGTTGGCAAAGCGCCGCACGACGACGTCGTCCGGCTGATCGGACGGTCTAACGGACTGCTCAGACTGCAGATAGCCGAGCACTATTACAGCGATTCTAGCGAGGAGGACGAGGCGTCTACGAAGGTCCGATCCAGACCCAGATATAG GTCTCGATCCAGCAACGCATCCGGAAGTTCGGGACTGTCCGCGACTGTACATCCACAGTGCAGAGTAGCAAAGGTCGTCAGAGACCTTCAATCAGGTGCCATGTTTGAGGCGAGCACTACCAGGATATCTGTTCCAACGAATACTCACCGATGGAACATGTCAAGTCCACTAccgccaccgccaccgccATCCTCGAGGAAACGCGACTCCGAGAAAATCGTTCACAGGGCGGTGCTCGGCTATCTGGGAACCATCGATATTCCCAGTCATCTGCACAGTGTGTCGATGATGTCGCTAGTTAGAAAATGCATCAAGAGAATTAAGGCTGAAAAACGCGATCCCACTACG GTCTTACTGACAATACACGTAGCAAACATAAAACTAGCCAATACCGAAGGCCGAGTGATCGCTGAATATCCCTCATATCGCATCGTCTATTGCAACTCTTTTTCAAACGAAGATAAGTTACACTTTGGTATCCTCACCAAATCGGCTACTGCCAATGTAGGAGATGTAAACGATAATCATGAAAAAGATAACGCTTCCAATTCTTGCCATGTCTTTAAAATCTATTCGAAGCTGACTGATCACGCAATACACGCAAACACTTGTGCAGCTTTCGGTTTTGGCTGCACTAAGGCAAGCGAACTCAATAATGCCTGCCAAGAGTTTCCTGCAAGTTGTGATGGCTTGGTTGGTGCCATACAGACGCTTTATATCGCGGATACGGCAGAGGGCGATGCCAATTTGTTCGATAACAGAAGGAATCATCGAGAAGCTCCGTCGTCGCCTCAACCTAGTAACGTTAGTACTTCTACTGCTCATTCAAGCAATAGTGACTCTGGGATTGGCTTCAAGGATGAGTGTGGGTGCCATTCAGATCGGAATCTCAATGTCGAATTTCCGTCTTATCCGCATGAAAGG AGTATTGTCGTTTCTTCCTTGGGAAGAAATGTCAAGGACCCTTCCGGATCAAAATTAACTGTTCGAGCCATCTCCGATCCAAGATGGAGCGATTTTCCAAG GCCATACGGCTACCTGGACAAATCGAGCGATGCGGAGCAGCAGGTGGATTCATCCCCGCCGCGTACTGATGCTGACTACTGCAGCGTGGAAGACTATCCTGAGGGCCGTCTGCTAGCGCATTGCCAGGAGCTAAAGGAATCGCGCTCGCGAGCCGAGAGTCGGCGCAGCGCcggtggcagcagcagcaacggcggAGAGGGGAGCATCGTCAGCTGTCCCGCCGTGCCATCTGGCCGGTTCGCCCATCGACATCAATGCCATCAGCGCGCCAGCCCTGCGGCTCTCGCTGCTTTAGCGCGCTCGCCCCGCTACACCTCGACATTGTCCGTTGGGACGCTGCACGCGAGATCCGCCGCCAGAGCAGCCAGGGACATTTCCAAGTCTACCGGCAACTTCTTCGCGCGCATGGACGTGGAGGTACCTGACAGGCTCAGTCCCaag GTCTACACAAGCGGTATGAAGATACAAGGCTACAGCATGGAAAACCTGAAGACGAGCCCAGGCTCCAAGTCTCAGACGTCAGATGATCATTGCAACACGACCAAGTCTTTGCCGCACAGTCATACGGGCAAGGCCAATGACAAGGTGTCGAGGGCTTGGGGAAGCTTACAGGAGATTCGAAAGGTTGCCGGCTGTGAGCACGACGATTGTATG CATGGGAGCACAGAGTCGTGCGATAAAACCACAGGCTTCGGAGTTCACACTTGGGCCATAAGCTTCGAAAAGCTACTGGAGGATCCGAAGGGTCTACAAACGTTCGCA AAATAccttaaaaaagaaattagtcACGAGAACATTTACTTCTGGGCAGCATGCGAGCGCTATTCCGACACGGAAGACTTAGTTGCTCGGAAGCGACTGGCGGCGCAAATTTATCAACGGCATTTGTCAAATAATGCCCCGGAACCCGTCAACGTCGATAGTCACGCCGCAGGTAAAATTACGCCAGAGTTGCTGAATTCCGCTCCCGCCGATCTCTTCGCACAG GCACAAAAACAAGTCTTCAATTTGATGAAGTTCGATAGCTATCCTCGTTTTCTCCGATCAGACATATATCAAAAATGTTTGGAAAATGGGTGCGACGATATCGATACGTCACCTGAAGACGGGGATCTTTTTTTAACGAGTTCACCTGTTAAACTGAAGAAAAGTCATTCCGATGCTGAGGATCGCTGCAGAAAATCAATTCTTCCATGGCACAGAAAAAATAG aTCAAAATCAAAAGATCGGGGTGAATCGGAGTACAACAAAACTCCAAGCCGTGGAGAGAAAATTTACAAGAGTTTCTCCACCATACAGCGAGACAATGAAGGGAATAACAACGAAGAAGACAGTGTTTCCATTTCGAGCAGTCGCTCGTCTCTTGCGTCGTGGGATCTTGCATTACGACAGTCATTCACTAAACAC ATCATTAATCTCAAGTATCCAAGTTCAGTATTAGCCAGCCAAGAAGTTGAAGTTTTGCCAACTAAAGTTATTAAGGTGGATTTACCATCTCGTCGTGTGATAAGCGTTGTGGCTCATAAAGGAAGAACATTGAAAGAAGTATTAAAGCCACTTTTAAACAAATACGGCTTTAAGCTTGATCTTGTTACAATTTGGGCTGATGGACATCCTGTCTCAGTGGATATTCCTGCTATGAATGCTCCTCCGAGACTCGCTCTTACTTCAAATAACAAAG aACACATTGATGACGCATCATTATTCAAAACTCCGGAAGTACCAAGAGGTCAACCAACCCTTGATGAAATAACTAATAAAGTGTTTGAAGAACTTCGGGTTGGTAAAAGCGAGAGCAAATACGATGAAGACGAAGGCTCGTGCAAG TCTGATGGTCAAAAGTCTGAAGGTTCTTCTATACTTTCAAGCAAATTCTTCTCGCGAGATTCAACTCTTCATATTAAGAAAAAG TCGAAATCTAAGAACAGCAATACGAGTGAAAAAAGCAATTCTGATTGTGGGAATGACGAAAGTAATCGACCGCAACCGCCTCTTATAGCTAAATGGCGCAACGGTGTAAAACTTCAGCTACCTAGTAGATTTGATGGAGATG ATCTATACGAAGGGCTTAAACGCGCTCAGCGATCGAGACTCGAAGATCAAAGGGGTACAGAAATAAATTTCGAACTTCCGGATTTCTTAAAA AATaaagaaaatggacaaaagcCATCCGATGATAAGAAACGACGGAAATCACGTATATTCTCTGGACATAGtgattttagtaaattttatgATGCCGAAGAAGAAAAGTCGAATCTCGAAAGGTGCTTGGATAGTTCAAATAGTTTAGATTCAACTTTAGTTGACGCCGATAAAACAATTGTTGAGAATGGCAATCAGCAACTAAAGTCGACTAAAGCGAACAATCAAGATCTATCGCAACTTTCGCCGACAAAGTTGTCTAAACCACCACCTCTTCCACCAAAACCAAAGAGTTTATCGAATTCTTTGCGAAATAACGTTTTACCTTCAAGACCGTTTCAACGTGTTACTAATTATGACAAGAAAACTATTTGA